The window TGTAATCCTGAAGGTTAGTTTGGAAGATCTGCCACATAGTGTTAGAAGTTGTTTTCTGTACTGTTGCATGTTCCCAGAGAAATATGTGATGCAGAGAAAATCTCTAGTAAGACTTTGGGTTGCAGAAGGGTTTGTTGAAGAGAGTGAACATAAGACACTCGAGGAGGTGGCTGAGGATTATCTGACCGAACTGATCCACCGGTGTCTATTGTTGGTAGTCAAGAGGAATGACTCTGGATGTGTATATGAAGTTCAAATGCATGACATCTTTCGTGTTTTAGCTCGTTCCAAGGCACGTGAAGAGAACTTTTGCGGTGTCTATAACCCCTTGAAAATTCATGCCATCAGAGAAGCACGGCGTGTATCAACTGAAACAGGGGATATTGCTCTGCTGGCACAGAATGCTCCGCATCTCCGTTCATTGCTTGTCTTTGACAGTTCATTTAGCTTCATTTCTCTCCGTTCACTAGCAATGAGCAACAGGTTGTTATCTGTTCTGAACCTGCAAGATAGTTCAATTAAGAGGCTACCAGCAGAGGTGTTTGGCTTGCATAATCTGCGGTTTCTCGGCCTTAGGCGAACAAAAGTCTCGAGTCTTCCAGGATCCATCGGAAGACTAAAGAATTTGCTGGTGTTGGATGCCTGGAAGTGTGAAATAACAAAGCTACCATTGCAAGTTATGAAGCTCAGTAAGTTGACACATCTTATTGTGACTTCCAAGCATGTTGGACCATCATTGCAGTTTGTTCCTTCTGTTGGTGTACCAGCTCCTGCTGGTATATGCTCTTTGACTAGCTTGCAGACACTTCTACAGATGGAAGCTAGTGCTGAAATGGTCCGTTCCATGGGTGCTCTCGTGGAGTTGAGAACATTCCGTATCAGCAAGTTGCAAGGCTCCCATTGTGAAGATCTGTTCAATGGTATTGGCAGAATGATTCATCTTACCCGTCTCGGAATCCAGGCAGATAATCAGGAAATTTTGCTGCTCAGAACATTTCAGCCACCTCCCTTACTTCAGAAGCTTTTCTTGCTAGGGGCACTATCTAAGGAATCCCTGCCTAATTTTCTCACAGAGGTTCGTAAACTGAAGAACCTCAAATTTCTGAGGCTTGTTGGCTCACGGCTTAACAAAGATGCATTTTTGTATCTTAAGGGATTGGAGCATCTAGTTAAGCTTCAACTTTATGATGCGTATGCTGGTGATAAGTTGTACTTTCCCGCAGCATCATTTCCGAAGCTCAGGGTACTGAAAATACGGGGTGGACCATATCTCAATGAAATAGAGATAGAAAGAGGCGCCATGGCGAGCTTAGTTGATCTTAAGCTCCTGCTCTGCCCACAGCTGAAGATGCTGCCAGATGGTATTGAACATGTGAGGACTCTTGAAGAACTGACTTTGGACGTGGCAGAAGAACTAGTGGATAGGGTTTGGCAGAAGAAAGAGAGGAAGATTTTGCATATCCAGCGAGTTTATGTTGGGCCTCAGAGCTTACCGGTATTATAATTTCCTATTCCAATGTAGGCATGAGCTGAAGATTTTTTTCCCCTTTCTGTAGCCTAATCCTGTGTAACTCCAACTTCATGTGCCCATCTATTTCTTCTTGTACTATCTTCTCGATCACCCAGATCATCGTTTTTCTTGTTCTATCCAGTGTGAGCTTGCTCTGATATAATGCACAGCTAAATTTGTTTCAAGCATCAATTTCTGGATT is drawn from Triticum dicoccoides isolate Atlit2015 ecotype Zavitan chromosome 4A, WEW_v2.0, whole genome shotgun sequence and contains these coding sequences:
- the LOC119284080 gene encoding disease resistance protein RPM1-like: MAVAQVQSCGASVNPCGSGLTIRSLMPGKQEVFRISECIRCADCWNIHRTCADSWGICRIQPWCWRSMVDKTIRPVSVCIQAHTGLQGMAEGIVGSLIVKLGDALVNEVVELAGSLFGLEGYALKGLFSEIQQVKSELESIQAFLHAAESFRDTDETTAAFVRQIRILSFNIEDVVDEFTYELADDGRGMLLFKAIRRVRQIKIWYRLAGRLRDIKADLRSAAERRGRYDLKGIRRGARLPGRNGSNWSCLRYTSFEAEADPVGIEEEKYFLMKWVHDKDRRNLIAALWGMGGIGKTTLAHHVYSSVKDNFDICAWVTVSQSSEADDLLRKIVEEFRKNDRKKKFPKDVDVTDCRSLGKAICCYLEHKRYILVLDDVWNVNVWFDCRDAFLHGKGRILFTSRIYEVASLASESNIINLQPLGEDDAMDLFCREAFQKEEKRICPPQLSDSAGMFVTNCNGLPIAIKCIGRLLSLRSTCFSEWEKVYKDMKKQLTDNPVMDMHVILKVSLEDLPHSVRSCFLYCCMFPEKYVMQRKSLVRLWVAEGFVEESEHKTLEEVAEDYLTELIHRCLLLVVKRNDSGCVYEVQMHDIFRVLARSKAREENFCGVYNPLKIHAIREARRVSTETGDIALLAQNAPHLRSLLVFDSSFSFISLRSLAMSNRLLSVLNLQDSSIKRLPAEVFGLHNLRFLGLRRTKVSSLPGSIGRLKNLLVLDAWKCEITKLPLQVMKLSKLTHLIVTSKHVGPSLQFVPSVGVPAPAGICSLTSLQTLLQMEASAEMVRSMGALVELRTFRISKLQGSHCEDLFNGIGRMIHLTRLGIQADNQEILLLRTFQPPPLLQKLFLLGALSKESLPNFLTEVRKLKNLKFLRLVGSRLNKDAFLYLKGLEHLVKLQLYDAYAGDKLYFPAASFPKLRVLKIRGGPYLNEIEIERGAMASLVDLKLLLCPQLKMLPDGIEHVRTLEELTLDVAEELVDRVWQKKERKILHIQRVYVGPQSLPVL